The Actinocatenispora sera genome has a window encoding:
- a CDS encoding esterase-like activity of phytase family protein, translating into MRIRALLAASVTALGTVAAAVPAAAHPGPGRHDAGACSPFVSLRGFSDALDKRKFGDAQVGELSGLQYDGSHLLAVSDTSALWTLTRPTSGLATRPVGYQPLADEHGNAIDSEAIAVDRDGTRLITSEVEPSVRRYDRHGNVLASLPVPDRFRVAPAGEAEENATFEGLTLLPGDRSLIASMESPLSGDGTDADGNGLNRFLRWDRRHGRFEVAAQYAFTVDAGLQISDVQAISPTRLLVLERGWQQGYGNTIRLYEADLAGAQDVTGVRSLADTTVRQARRRLLADIGQCPSDGATAKQPQPNPLLDNIEGMVFTGRHLRDGRRELLMVSDDNLSDEQITRLYSFSVRV; encoded by the coding sequence ATGCGAATTCGAGCACTCCTCGCTGCCTCCGTCACCGCACTCGGTACCGTCGCCGCCGCCGTGCCGGCGGCCGCCCACCCCGGGCCCGGCCGCCACGACGCCGGTGCCTGCTCGCCCTTCGTGTCGTTGCGCGGCTTCTCCGACGCGCTGGACAAGCGGAAGTTCGGCGATGCGCAGGTCGGCGAGCTGTCCGGCCTCCAGTACGACGGCTCGCACCTGCTGGCCGTCAGCGACACGTCCGCGCTCTGGACGCTGACCCGGCCGACCAGCGGGCTCGCCACCCGGCCCGTCGGGTACCAGCCGCTGGCGGACGAGCACGGGAACGCGATCGACTCCGAGGCGATCGCCGTGGACCGGGACGGCACCCGGCTGATCACCTCCGAGGTCGAGCCGTCCGTCCGGCGGTACGACCGGCACGGCAACGTGCTGGCCAGCCTGCCGGTGCCGGACCGGTTCCGGGTCGCGCCGGCCGGCGAGGCCGAGGAGAACGCCACCTTCGAGGGGCTGACCCTGCTGCCCGGCGACCGGTCGCTGATCGCGTCGATGGAGTCGCCGCTGTCCGGTGACGGCACCGACGCCGACGGCAACGGGCTCAACCGGTTCCTTCGCTGGGACCGGCGGCACGGCCGGTTCGAGGTCGCCGCGCAGTACGCGTTCACCGTCGACGCCGGCCTGCAGATCTCCGACGTGCAGGCGATCTCGCCGACCCGGCTGCTGGTGCTGGAGCGCGGCTGGCAGCAGGGCTACGGCAACACGATCCGGCTGTACGAGGCGGATCTGGCCGGTGCGCAGGACGTCACCGGGGTGCGCAGCCTGGCCGACACGACCGTCCGGCAGGCGCGCCGGCGGCTGCTCGCCGACATCGGGCAGTGCCCGAGCGACGGTGCGACGGCCAAGCAGCCGCAGCCGAACCCGCTGCTGGACAACATCGAGGGGATGGTCTTCACCGGCCGCCACCTGCGGGACGGCCGGCGGGAGCTGTTGATGGTCTCGGACGACAACCTGTCCGACGAGCAGATCACCCGGCTGTACTCGTTCTCGGTCCGGGTCTGA
- the amrS gene encoding AmmeMemoRadiSam system radical SAM enzyme, translating to MGSTEVDLDPPRRRGPGTAPAGAGRSDEAADRLSLDDPFTVATDYWHQLPDGRIQCDVCPRACKLHEGQRGLCFVRGRVDDQIVLASYGRSSGFCVDPIEKKPLNHFLPGTPVLSFGTAGCNLACRFCQNWDISKSREIDTLTSAAGPEALARAAEQLGCRSIAFTYNDPTIFLEYAMDVADACRDRGIKAVAVSAGYINETARRDLYAHMDAANIDLKAFSERFYRKVTFGKLDNVLDTLDHLRETDVWFEVTTLLIPGQNDSDDEIARQCDWFAEHLGPDVPLHFTAFHPDFKMRDIPRTPPATLRRARRIARERGLHHVYTGNVHDADGQTTYCPSCGEPVIVRDWYVLGDYRLTDDGHCVHCGASIAGVFDGPPGDWGSRRQPVRLVERGGLGPHDRRAAAPSPASGTGGVR from the coding sequence ATGGGGAGCACCGAGGTCGACCTCGACCCGCCGCGCCGCCGCGGCCCCGGGACGGCGCCGGCCGGTGCCGGCAGATCGGACGAGGCCGCCGATCGGCTCAGCCTGGACGACCCGTTCACGGTGGCCACCGACTACTGGCACCAGCTGCCGGACGGCCGGATCCAGTGCGACGTGTGCCCGCGCGCCTGCAAGCTGCACGAGGGGCAGCGCGGGCTGTGCTTCGTCCGCGGCCGGGTCGACGACCAGATCGTGCTCGCCTCGTACGGGCGGTCCTCCGGGTTCTGTGTCGACCCGATCGAGAAGAAGCCGCTCAACCACTTCCTGCCCGGCACGCCGGTGCTGTCGTTCGGCACCGCCGGCTGCAACCTGGCCTGCCGGTTCTGCCAGAACTGGGACATCTCCAAGTCGCGCGAGATCGACACGCTGACCTCGGCCGCCGGCCCGGAGGCGCTGGCCCGCGCCGCCGAGCAGCTGGGCTGCCGCTCGATCGCCTTCACGTACAACGATCCGACGATCTTCCTGGAGTACGCGATGGACGTCGCGGACGCCTGCCGGGACCGCGGGATCAAGGCGGTGGCGGTGAGCGCCGGCTACATCAACGAGACGGCGCGCCGGGATCTCTACGCGCACATGGACGCGGCGAACATCGACCTGAAGGCGTTCAGCGAGCGGTTCTACCGCAAGGTCACGTTCGGCAAGCTGGACAACGTGCTGGACACGCTCGATCACCTGCGGGAGACCGACGTCTGGTTCGAGGTGACGACGCTGCTGATTCCCGGCCAGAACGACTCGGACGACGAGATCGCGAGGCAGTGCGACTGGTTCGCCGAGCACCTCGGTCCGGACGTGCCGCTGCACTTCACCGCGTTCCACCCGGACTTCAAGATGCGCGACATCCCGCGTACCCCGCCGGCGACGCTGCGCCGGGCCCGGCGGATCGCCCGCGAGCGCGGCCTGCACCACGTCTACACCGGCAACGTGCACGACGCCGACGGCCAGACCACGTACTGCCCGTCCTGCGGCGAACCGGTGATCGTTCGCGACTGGTACGTGCTGGGCGACTACCGGTTGACCGACGACGGGCACTGCGTCCACTGTGGAGCGTCGATCGCCGGTGTGTTCGACGGCCCGCCGGGCGACTGGGGCTCCCGCCGGCAGCCGGTCCGGCTGGTCGAGCGCGGCGGCCTCGGCCCGCACGACCGCCGCGCCGCCGCTCCGTCGCCCGCCTCCGGTACCGGCGGTGTCCGGTGA
- the amrB gene encoding AmmeMemoRadiSam system protein B, translated as MTVRPPAVAGKFYPSDPDTLRGLVDSLLAGVEVPADEALAPAYVVPHAGYRFSGPTAAQVYARLAAHGERIARVLLIGPAHFVRLTGCAVSTADKWATPLGEIPLDAIGRNTLIEAGAAAANDEPHEPEHSLEVQVPFLQAVLMPGTPILPVVAGPTPADAVADLLAAGIRRSGTVLLCSTDLSHYEPDAQAREQDAATIRAVTERAPDRIGVRDACGVFGLRGLTALAARAGWTPRLLGYATSADTIGPPDRVVGYAAFTFC; from the coding sequence GTGACGGTGCGCCCGCCGGCGGTGGCCGGGAAGTTCTATCCGAGCGACCCGGACACCCTGCGTGGCCTGGTCGACTCGCTGCTGGCCGGCGTCGAGGTGCCGGCCGATGAGGCGCTCGCCCCGGCGTACGTGGTGCCGCACGCCGGGTACCGGTTCTCCGGCCCCACCGCCGCCCAGGTGTACGCGCGGCTCGCCGCGCACGGCGAACGGATCGCCCGGGTACTGCTGATCGGCCCGGCGCACTTCGTCCGGCTCACCGGCTGCGCGGTGTCCACAGCGGACAAATGGGCCACCCCGCTGGGCGAGATCCCGCTCGACGCCATCGGCCGCAACACCCTGATCGAGGCCGGCGCCGCGGCCGCGAACGACGAGCCGCACGAGCCGGAACACTCGCTGGAGGTACAGGTTCCGTTCCTGCAGGCGGTGCTCATGCCGGGCACCCCGATCCTGCCGGTGGTGGCCGGGCCGACGCCCGCGGACGCGGTGGCCGACCTGCTCGCCGCCGGTATCCGGCGTTCCGGCACCGTGCTGCTGTGCTCCACCGACCTGTCCCACTACGAGCCGGACGCGCAGGCGCGCGAGCAGGACGCGGCCACCATCCGTGCGGTGACCGAGCGGGCGCCGGACCGGATCGGGGTGCGGGACGCCTGCGGCGTGTTCGGCCTGCGCGGCCTCACCGCGCTCGCCGCCCGGGCGGGCTGGACACCGCGCCTGCTCGGCTACGCCACCTCCGCCGACACCATCGGCCCGCCCGACCGCGTCGTCGGCTACGCCGCCTTCACCTTCTGCTGA